The following are from one region of the Aquirufa lenticrescens genome:
- a CDS encoding S8 family serine peptidase, translating into MIQRLIFLFLFSASLSMQAQTYRYLILFKDKASNSYSINNPGAFLSSKSLERRRKNRLAISLQDLPVSSTYLDQVKTTGARILFPLKWINGALIAQKPSELKKTLALSCAKGLYWDFPADSSAAFQIQSGTQSTVISPDYGNSSYQINQLGIDQMHAKNIRGDGVLITLLDDGFKNANSVPYLQNTFSEKRITATLTTDPSVTSVYTSGGHGTNVLSSIAGYEPGKLIGTAYKASFALAQTEESGHELIVEEANWLRGAEWADSLGTDIISSSLGYSTFDNPLHNHTYADMNGKSTLVSKAAAWATSKGILCTISAGNEGANEWKYITAPADADSILTVGAVNALGGLSSFSSIGPSFDGRIKPDVVAMGSNTVVGKTDGTVGISNGTSFSAPLVAGLAAGLIQTFPNHTAQQIRNAILKSGSQFSRTDMLLGFGLPTFDKASTAIELILSNLEEPTLRIYPNPVNPGDALHISIPFHSAEVEMLNSTGIVVHTFYLAQSESTIYLGPFVSGKYYFRFTTESTSIIKPILIR; encoded by the coding sequence ATGATTCAGCGGTTAATCTTTCTATTCCTTTTCAGTGCTAGCCTTTCTATGCAGGCTCAGACCTACCGCTACCTCATTCTATTCAAAGACAAGGCTTCGAATAGTTATTCAATAAACAATCCGGGCGCTTTTTTAAGTTCCAAAAGCCTGGAACGCCGCCGCAAAAACCGCCTCGCCATTTCACTGCAAGACTTGCCTGTAAGCTCTACTTACTTAGACCAAGTAAAAACCACCGGTGCGCGCATTTTGTTTCCTCTAAAATGGATTAACGGTGCATTGATCGCGCAAAAACCGAGTGAGCTCAAGAAAACACTTGCCCTCAGCTGTGCTAAAGGCCTTTATTGGGATTTTCCTGCTGATTCCAGTGCGGCCTTTCAAATTCAATCGGGGACACAATCCACTGTGATTAGTCCTGATTATGGGAATTCATCCTACCAAATCAACCAGCTCGGCATCGACCAAATGCACGCAAAAAATATTCGCGGAGATGGTGTTCTAATTACTCTGCTAGATGATGGATTTAAAAACGCGAATTCAGTGCCTTATCTTCAAAATACTTTCAGCGAAAAACGAATCACCGCCACTCTGACCACGGATCCATCTGTTACCTCTGTATACACCAGCGGTGGTCACGGCACTAACGTTCTTTCCTCCATCGCAGGATATGAACCGGGTAAATTAATTGGAACAGCTTACAAAGCCTCCTTTGCTTTGGCCCAAACCGAAGAAAGCGGTCACGAATTAATCGTAGAGGAAGCGAATTGGCTAAGAGGCGCAGAATGGGCTGATAGCTTGGGGACAGACATCATTTCATCCTCATTGGGCTATTCCACCTTTGACAATCCGCTGCATAATCACACCTATGCGGACATGAATGGAAAGTCTACCCTCGTATCAAAAGCTGCCGCCTGGGCAACTAGCAAAGGAATTCTATGCACCATCAGCGCCGGAAACGAGGGTGCGAATGAATGGAAATATATCACCGCGCCCGCCGATGCTGATTCCATTTTAACGGTAGGAGCTGTAAATGCGCTGGGTGGATTATCCTCATTTAGCTCGATAGGACCCAGTTTTGATGGAAGAATCAAACCAGATGTCGTAGCCATGGGTTCCAATACCGTCGTGGGTAAAACAGATGGGACGGTAGGAATTTCTAATGGAACCTCCTTTTCAGCCCCTCTTGTGGCTGGACTTGCGGCAGGTTTGATACAAACTTTTCCGAACCATACCGCCCAACAAATCAGAAATGCCATCTTAAAATCGGGATCACAATTTTCTAGAACAGATATGTTGCTGGGATTTGGCCTACCTACTTTTGACAAAGCGAGCACCGCAATAGAACTTATTCTAAGTAATTTAGAAGAGCCCACTTTACGTATTTATCCAAACCCGGTAAACCCTGGAGATGCTTTGCACATCTCCATTCCATTCCATTCAGCGGAAGTCGAAATGCTAAATAGTACCGGAATCGTGGTCCACACTTTTTACCTAGCGCAATCAGAATCAACAATTTACCTCGGACCTTTCGTTTCCGGGAAATATTATTTTAGATTTACCACAGAATCGACCTCTATTATAAAACCTATCTTAATACGATGA
- a CDS encoding acyltransferase family protein, whose product MKTRFLSLDILRGITLAGMILVNNNGNGDFTYGPLLHAQWNGFTPTDLVFPSFLFMVGVAMRFSFKAFNYELTPSVRNKILKRTIYLFLINYFVFYFPFTDFSFEKLRFLNVLPRIALSYCAVSFLTLQVPSKWLTWINAGILLSFWGILYFSGDAGLWMDISSNAVRKLDLFLFGESHLYHGNVVNGIALAFDPEGFLSTLPAISTCLFGYQVSLYLENQAKENKSALLGLLGWGTALILVAMIWDQAFPINKKLWTSSFVLLCAGIDFILIGLLNWWIETKERHFGNTFFLVLGTNSILAYGISEIIAIQLGNVQIQDMSASQWLYWHLFEPIFGKYNGSLAYAITFVLVCWGVCWVFWKKKIFLKV is encoded by the coding sequence ATGAAAACACGCTTTCTTTCGCTTGATATCCTTCGAGGAATCACCCTTGCAGGGATGATTCTTGTCAATAATAACGGCAATGGCGATTTTACCTACGGTCCCTTATTGCACGCCCAATGGAATGGATTTACGCCCACAGACCTTGTTTTTCCTAGTTTCCTTTTCATGGTCGGAGTAGCCATGCGCTTTTCCTTCAAGGCATTCAACTACGAATTAACTCCCTCGGTACGAAACAAAATTTTAAAGCGAACGATATATCTTTTTTTAATTAATTACTTCGTTTTCTATTTCCCCTTCACCGATTTCTCCTTCGAAAAACTGCGTTTTTTGAACGTTTTACCGCGCATCGCTCTTTCCTACTGTGCCGTTTCCTTTTTAACACTTCAGGTCCCATCGAAATGGTTAACATGGATTAATGCCGGTATTTTACTCTCATTTTGGGGTATTTTATATTTCTCTGGCGATGCTGGACTTTGGATGGATATTAGTTCGAATGCGGTCAGGAAACTAGATTTATTTTTATTCGGAGAATCGCATTTATACCATGGAAATGTGGTGAATGGCATCGCTCTTGCTTTCGACCCGGAAGGTTTTCTAAGTACATTGCCTGCCATTTCTACCTGCCTTTTTGGATATCAAGTGAGTTTGTATTTAGAGAATCAGGCCAAAGAAAACAAGTCGGCTTTACTCGGTCTTCTAGGCTGGGGCACGGCATTGATTTTGGTGGCTATGATATGGGATCAGGCGTTTCCCATTAACAAAAAGCTTTGGACAAGTTCATTTGTGCTACTATGTGCCGGCATTGATTTTATCTTGATCGGATTATTAAACTGGTGGATAGAGACTAAAGAACGCCACTTTGGAAACACATTCTTCCTTGTATTAGGTACAAATTCCATACTTGCCTACGGGATTTCTGAAATCATTGCTATCCAATTAGGAAATGTGCAAATCCAAGACATGTCAGCTAGTCAATGGCTGTATTGGCATCTCTTCGAACCCATCTTTGGTAAATACAATGGCTCCCTCGCTTATGCGATCACTTTCGTATTAGTATGCTGGGGAGTATGTTGGGTGTTTTGGAAGAAGAAAATATTCTTGAAAGTTTAG
- a CDS encoding ROK family protein produces MEKSYVWGIDLGGTKIECAVLSAADLTQVIARERIDTEASKGYEHIISQVARLVSRVSEQLGVSPTRIGFATPGVLNPATQTMKNCNTTSMNGRPMAADLTKALGVEVRLANDANCFALAETHLGAVQDVNPKAEVVFGIIMGTGVGGGLVVHGQVVNGLHGIGGEWGHNILEEGGKACYCGKSGCVEHVISGPALEEFYLTESGQKLRMPQILQAHLAGTDIHASATIERMLENFGRAVSTLINVLDPQVIVIGGGVGNIDLLYTEGIERIKKYIFNSGEVLTPIVKPKLGDSAGVFGAALLFHSEAI; encoded by the coding sequence ATGGAAAAATCCTATGTATGGGGCATCGATTTAGGGGGAACCAAGATCGAATGCGCCGTATTGTCTGCCGCTGATTTAACGCAAGTCATTGCCCGAGAACGCATCGATACCGAAGCATCGAAAGGCTACGAACACATCATTTCACAAGTAGCCCGTTTAGTTTCAAGGGTCTCTGAACAGCTAGGTGTTTCACCTACCCGAATTGGTTTTGCCACTCCTGGCGTCTTGAATCCAGCTACCCAAACGATGAAAAACTGCAACACGACCTCCATGAATGGTCGTCCGATGGCAGCTGATTTAACCAAAGCCTTAGGAGTTGAAGTACGTCTTGCAAATGATGCGAATTGCTTTGCGTTGGCAGAAACCCATTTGGGTGCGGTGCAAGACGTGAATCCGAAGGCTGAAGTCGTTTTTGGCATCATCATGGGAACCGGTGTAGGTGGTGGATTAGTCGTTCACGGTCAAGTTGTCAATGGCTTGCACGGAATCGGTGGCGAATGGGGACACAATATTCTAGAAGAAGGCGGGAAAGCGTGCTATTGTGGTAAATCGGGTTGTGTGGAACACGTTATATCCGGACCAGCTTTAGAGGAATTCTATTTAACTGAATCAGGCCAAAAACTCCGCATGCCACAAATCCTTCAAGCTCATCTTGCTGGTACAGATATTCACGCCTCTGCCACTATTGAGCGAATGCTGGAGAATTTTGGTCGTGCCGTTTCCACCTTAATTAATGTCTTAGACCCTCAAGTCATCGTCATCGGTGGAGGAGTGGGGAATATCGATTTGCTATATACAGAGGGAATCGAACGCATCAAGAAATACATTTTCAATTCAGGAGAAGTGCTGACGCCTATTGTGAAGCCTAAGTTGGGTGATTCGGCAGGGGTTTTTGGGGCTGCGCTTCTTTTTCATTCTGAGGCTATTTAG
- the rsgA gene encoding ribosome small subunit-dependent GTPase A, translating into MEGSKGLIMRSTGSWYEIRSESGKVFKGRLKGKFKLKGPKTSNPVTVGDRVIYAVEDEANETVVIEEIIPRTNYIIRKSVHKTGQGQLMAANVDQAIFVMTLKSPKTSLGFLDRFLVTAEAFRIPVTIVFNKMDLLNEEEEDQIFEYAALYQELGYGILFTSIPRSQGVDEFKAMFAGKVSLLAGHSGVGKSSLLNLVSPHLNIKVKEISDFAQKGVHTTTYTTMWELGPETYLIDSPGINELGVMEIEKEELSHYFPEMRALIGECKFNNCLHISEPACAVLKAFEAGDIAHSRYLSYLSIFENNDNRR; encoded by the coding sequence ATGGAAGGAAGTAAAGGCTTAATTATGCGTTCAACCGGATCTTGGTACGAAATTCGTTCCGAGTCAGGAAAGGTCTTTAAAGGACGTTTGAAAGGTAAATTTAAGTTAAAAGGACCTAAAACCTCGAACCCCGTTACGGTGGGCGACCGCGTCATTTATGCGGTCGAAGATGAAGCGAATGAGACGGTTGTCATCGAAGAAATCATCCCGCGTACGAATTACATCATCCGAAAATCTGTCCATAAAACGGGGCAGGGTCAGTTAATGGCTGCGAATGTGGATCAAGCCATCTTCGTGATGACCTTGAAATCCCCTAAAACCTCTTTGGGTTTTTTAGATCGTTTTTTAGTCACTGCCGAAGCTTTTCGAATCCCAGTCACTATCGTGTTTAACAAGATGGATTTATTGAATGAGGAGGAAGAGGACCAAATCTTTGAATATGCCGCACTTTACCAAGAATTAGGCTATGGCATCTTGTTTACCTCTATTCCACGCAGCCAAGGCGTGGATGAATTCAAGGCGATGTTTGCCGGAAAGGTGTCGCTTTTAGCAGGCCATTCAGGCGTAGGGAAATCCAGTTTATTGAATTTGGTATCTCCCCATTTGAATATCAAAGTGAAAGAGATTTCGGATTTTGCCCAAAAAGGCGTCCATACTACCACCTATACCACCATGTGGGAATTAGGGCCAGAGACCTATTTGATCGATAGTCCTGGCATTAATGAATTAGGTGTGATGGAGATCGAGAAAGAAGAATTATCGCATTATTTCCCTGAAATGCGCGCGCTGATAGGCGAATGTAAATTCAACAATTGCTTGCATATTTCGGAGCCAGCCTGCGCTGTATTAAAGGCCTTTGAGGCGGGAGATATTGCACATAGTCGCTATTTGAGTTATTTGAGTATTTTTGAGAACAACGACAACCGTCGCTAA
- a CDS encoding 3-deoxy-D-manno-octulosonic acid transferase, with translation MRVCLYSFVLFLYRGLIRFAALFQSKAALMNEGQNQVWSGLEQHFKTNEKPVAWFHTASMGEFEQGRPIIEAHKKENPTHFILVTFFSPSGYEVRKNYAGADYVSYLPLDGFFNSARFLDLVKPSLAVFVKYEFWHYYLTGLKKRGVPTILVSAIFRPNQVFFRWYGGFYRRLLDCFAHLFVQDQASADLLQRSNVTVAGDTRFDRVLDTLRHPVSWDLLTTFLDNKEFMVVGSAWQADMDVLIPLINSKKYPFKWVIAPHEIHSEELKAWEEKIALPVTYSKGPAREKADVLFVNEVGRLANLYRGASFAYIGGAFGDGLHNTLEAAVFGPTVFFGNKNYLKFREARDLIELGLAFPIASTEELDQAMRVIYDVDDVFVNKQVQSRAFVQLQAGATERISQFVRNLAIDGRK, from the coding sequence ATGAGGGTTTGCCTCTATTCTTTTGTCTTGTTTTTATATCGGGGACTGATTCGATTCGCGGCATTGTTTCAATCAAAAGCAGCATTGATGAATGAGGGCCAAAATCAGGTTTGGTCCGGTCTCGAGCAGCATTTCAAAACGAATGAAAAACCAGTAGCTTGGTTTCACACCGCCTCGATGGGTGAATTTGAGCAAGGAAGACCCATCATTGAAGCCCATAAAAAGGAAAATCCAACTCATTTTATTTTGGTTACCTTCTTCTCGCCCTCGGGTTATGAAGTGCGAAAGAACTATGCTGGAGCGGATTATGTCAGTTATTTGCCTTTGGATGGTTTTTTCAATAGTGCTCGTTTTCTAGATTTGGTGAAGCCATCGTTGGCAGTGTTCGTGAAGTATGAATTTTGGCATTATTACTTGACTGGACTGAAAAAACGAGGCGTTCCTACGATTTTAGTTTCTGCCATTTTTCGCCCTAATCAAGTATTCTTCCGCTGGTATGGTGGTTTTTACCGTCGCCTATTAGACTGTTTTGCACACCTTTTCGTGCAAGACCAGGCATCAGCGGATTTATTGCAGCGGTCGAATGTGACGGTGGCGGGGGATACGCGATTTGATCGTGTATTGGATACGTTACGTCATCCGGTATCTTGGGATTTATTAACAACGTTTTTAGATAATAAAGAATTTATGGTGGTGGGTTCTGCCTGGCAGGCCGATATGGATGTGTTGATTCCGCTTATCAATTCGAAGAAATACCCTTTTAAATGGGTCATTGCGCCGCATGAAATTCATTCAGAAGAATTGAAAGCATGGGAAGAAAAGATTGCATTGCCGGTAACTTATTCCAAAGGTCCAGCGCGTGAAAAGGCCGATGTTCTTTTTGTGAACGAGGTAGGTCGTTTAGCGAATCTATACAGAGGTGCTTCGTTTGCTTACATTGGAGGTGCTTTTGGAGATGGTTTGCATAATACGTTGGAGGCGGCGGTGTTTGGTCCCACGGTCTTTTTTGGCAATAAAAACTACTTGAAATTTCGGGAGGCGCGGGATTTAATCGAATTAGGTCTGGCTTTTCCAATTGCTTCCACGGAAGAATTAGATCAGGCGATGCGAGTGATATACGATGTAGACGATGTTTTTGTAAATAAACAGGTGCAATCGCGTGCTTTTGTCCAATTACAAGCGGGTGCAACGGAAAGAATCAGTCAATTTGTGCGTAATTTAGCAATCGATGGAAGGAAGTAA
- the ytxJ gene encoding bacillithiol system redox-active protein YtxJ, whose protein sequence is MNWIPLTDEKQLAEIVETSQEKPVVIFKHSTRCSISSTALNRFERAWDSENTPAYYLDLIAYRPISGQIAEQFAVEHQSPQVLVIDKGACPYSATHWDISVDDIKPYLNA, encoded by the coding sequence ATGAATTGGATACCCTTGACAGACGAAAAACAACTGGCGGAAATTGTGGAAACATCACAAGAAAAACCGGTAGTCATTTTCAAACACAGTACACGTTGTTCCATCTCATCGACTGCGTTAAATCGCTTTGAAAGAGCTTGGGATTCGGAAAATACACCGGCCTATTATTTGGATTTAATCGCCTATAGACCTATTTCAGGTCAAATTGCAGAACAATTCGCTGTTGAACACCAATCACCTCAAGTGTTAGTGATTGATAAAGGCGCTTGCCCCTATTCTGCTACGCATTGGGACATTTCAGTGGACGATATTAAACCTTACTTGAATGCCTAG